The sequence below is a genomic window from Lycium ferocissimum isolate CSIRO_LF1 chromosome 9, AGI_CSIRO_Lferr_CH_V1, whole genome shotgun sequence.
CCACCCACGTCAACggctacattttttttaaaaaaaaatttaatttcggTTTAATCCGGTCCTGTTCGATcccaaaaaaatcgaaaccggacCGGATATATTAAACGGTTGATCGAACCGTAAACCGGCCCACCGGTTCTCGTTCCGATTCCGATTTTACCGATCCGAAGTTCTGGGGTTTGAACCTATTAACCGTGAACCTCGGTGACGCGCTTAACCATAGCTACAAGTAAATGTAGTAAATCGTCTCATAGATAGGCAAAGGTACTAAGTCATACGTTACTTCATCCGGCAAAGGTACTAAGTCATACGTTACTACATCCCTCCATCATCCTTATACTCGTCTTGGTGAATTCATTGGCTTTAATATTAGTTGCAAAGTTACAACTCAATGATATTCTTAACATGGTGTAATGTTATCTGTTTTGAACAAAACACGCTTGATTTTCATATAAAAGCCTCGTGGTGAGATGTATGCCCTTTTAATTCATCTATGCTAGTGACCATTAATAGGAGAGTATGGAGGTAGAGAATTTAGTTAGAGAGTAATTAGTAGATAGTCGGACATATTTCGTTTCCTTAAATTTCTCAGAGTGTCAGTATTAATCTTGTTTTCCTTAATTTAAGATTTCTATTACTAtctgttatttttttattctcgATTATCTTATTACTTGTTATAATTTCCGCTTGTTCCTACTacctctttttcatcatttttgagTCAAAGGTCTTTCGAAAATGATTTCCTACTTTTTCAAAGGGATCCCCTTTTCAAAGATATGAATAAAGTTTTTGTAAACTCTGCACTCCCCAAACTTCACCTATAATATTTTACTGAATTTAttgctgttgttgtatgctagtGTAGGTATGCAAAGGGAATAGGTAAATGAGAGTGAAGGGAACACAATATAGCTAGGGCTGCCACGGTGAATGATAATGGGGTGGGCTAGGGGACTTACTGCAACGTCCGTAGACTGTTCTTTTCTTGGCATAATTTTGGGTAAGAAAAGTCACATGGCAGACATGCACGGCATTACCAGCTGGGGGGCCTTTTCCTACTGTTTTACTAGTAACTCactttcattatttcatttggtACACATTTTTACCACTGGCATTTCCAACATGACGAGTAAGTTACTCACTTGCAGATAAAGTTTTTGACCTTCAGTTACAAATTTTGCTGATATTTAGCTCTCAAGTTTGGGAAGTTTGATCCCATAAAGTTGAAACTGAGGAACTTTTGTCGCATTAGTGCTGACAATATTGTGGGGTATGCTCGTGAATGAAACCCACAGTCACTATTTATGATAAATTATGTACTATTCTGGAGTACCTTTATTTCGTATGGTTTTTGCATGACATCTTTACCACACCACTTAAAAGGGCCAAGTATTCTTTTggaacaaactaaaaaaaatgtaCTACATAAATTGAGGCCGAGGGAGTACAGTCTCTAAAGTGATTTATTGATCAAAACTCCAACTAAATGCTCTTGAGTAATTACTTACTATCCATATTTAAGATGTCACAATTTGAATCACAACATTACAAATTTGAACTTTAACATTTGAGGTAAGTTATTACGGATTGAATTAGTCATTCTCTACGTTCCACTCTTTTTGGACAGTGTTTTTCTCGTATCTATCTGATTAAAACTTCTCACCTGATAAATTGAAGCTAAAGAGTACGGTTGCCACTTGCCACCAAGtcattttttaatgtttttaatAATTAAACAGACTGTTTAAAACAGTCTTGGAATTGAACTTTCCGTCCTGGTAGAATTTTAATTTGAAGTGCAAATTTCACATATATTTGGATTTAGAGAGTTACCAAAAAGAACAACATCTTTAGGCAAGAATATTGTGTAAGTCAGGATTTGCAACTAAACGTGGGCAGAGCTTTAGGAGCCTTTGTCAAAAGAATAGTCAAAAAGGTCTTCACATTACATTTACTAAAGTTGAACCTAATTACTAAGCTCGCAATTTCATTTTCGATTTAATTTATATgcaacaataatataataaaattttgttaTTAGAATAGTTTAACCTGTTATAATATGTAATATATCTCATTTTCACAATATTAATCTCATGTTCCACGAACAATTGTATCTTTCGGGTAATATAATGTTGTAATAGGAGTACTAGCTCCCAACTATATGTTTGTTCTGCTACTTTCTTTATGGTTCATTCCTCGTCCCTGATTATGGATAAGACACCATTTTCGTACTAAAGTAGCTTTAATTATTGTCTCATTCTGCAAAGCCCCACAATGGGGACCCtaaattctttcttttgtctCTTCTATAATCAAGTATCTGAATTTCATATTAGTATAAGTTTTACTTTAATTACAATATAATGATACGACCAACAAAAGTTGTGATAAAGTGGTAACTAATGCTTCATCTTTAATTAGACGTCGGGATTAATTAAGCTCTGGATATAAAGTCAACTTTGTTATAGAGTGCTTTACCTTCAATataaaatttcccaaaatgAGTATGAATTAAATCGGATTCCAATGCAATTGACATAAAGCTTAGTTTAAATGCAGTTGTATAAACAACAAACTTCACTAAATCTAGGTTTTGACCCTGAAAACAAGGGGAGGACTTCTACGACCCATATTTAGCATTCATTTAATAGTTTACTCCGCATCGactaattaaaaagaaataattcaattttgcatatattatttttcacaacaaaacccaaaaaagaaggggaaaaagaaaagagccTCTTTGAAAAGCTATAAGGGCTCCACCCGAAGAAAATAGCTATGAATAGTTACACTTTGTTGCTTTTGCTAACTTATTCCCTTAATtatttgtcttctttttctctttttctagtTAGTCTTTAGATCTACCATGTTGTCACTCTTCTTGTTATGCTTTGTAAGtcttttacataatcaaaagACTCGGGCTAGCGGGCCATGTTAAATAGACATGTAACAACATAAGAAGCCATGTTACAACATATGAATAGCAACAAAAATACTAGTAATACTCAATAGGATCAGAAttactctttttcttccatttagTCCAAGTTCAAAGCAAAATTCAACAATCTCTTAATCGAGCTCAAGGAAAATTCATACCTGGAATAAAATAAGACATATCACTTGTTAGCTTTTACTAATTTTATCAGCAACCAATTGTTCTTGACTGAAGTCATTCAAGAATGTAAAATATCATAGTGCGACCACAGgataaattaaacaaaatcgtTTCTTTCAAATTTCATGTCTATCACTTATTCCAGTATTATTTCAACAAGAGAATTGAAATAAAGAGTCAACTAAAGAAAGACATATTTAAGAGACTAATTAATGACTCTACTAAACATTGGCTGAGACTAACTTGAACCATTGACTTTGAGGATTATCAATACTCTTTCCATCTAAGCCAACACACTTCCTAACCAAAACTTTAGAAGAAGAATAATTAGTGTCAAAATCCAAACATAACTCTTTCCCATTCTCATCAACATTTGAAAGTTGATAATTTGAAGCAAGTTTCCATGTACTTTGTTCACTGCAATCTTTTGAAAGTGTAACAGGCAAACCCTCTCTTGATGCTGTTAGACACAAAGAAGTTCCGGTTAATCGGATAGGCGTGCCTTCTCCGTCGTGGCTCCACCGGCTAGCTCCAATACAATCACTTGCATGTACAACATTGTTTGATGCAACATTCAAGCACTTGCCACTTTGGGGATGGAACAATAAGTAGTAGGTTGGTTTCTTTGATTTTGGATCTAAAAGCATTACAAAAGTACACAAGGAGTTAGCTAACATAATGAAGATAATAATGATATTTATAGCATGTTTGGCAAAGCTTCTACAAAGACACAAGTGCTTAATTTACTGAGGTGTTTCACCaagtttttcggaaaaaaaaagttgtttttaaaCAGTAGCAAAAGATACTTACAGAAggtaaaaaatttatttttctccaaaaacactttttaaaaccTTGACCAAACACAAATTGATGCTCTAATATtgacaataatattttttttaaataaatttgctACTctctaaaagtactttttttggAAAAGCACTTCTcattacaaaaatattttcaaaataaatagatTTGTAAGCTTGGTGAAAACAGGCGATTAGTCACATGTGTTGGCTAAATACGCAGAAAAGTTAAAACTTTTATATGCATACAGAAAGcgtaaaaacttaaaaaaattctATATTACATAATTACTCAAAAAATAACGACTAATGATAGTTTATAAAGCATTTAtatcatgtgtgtgtatataagttaaactataatgtgtgtgtatataagttaaactccAAGATAATAAGGAGGATTTAGGAAATTACTTGCTACAATAGGTAAAAGTATATCTTTACTCTTTACACTATCAATATATTTAAGTTAAATGCATGTATGCAGAAACCCTGTGAGATTCAAATTCCAATCAATTTTCTCATACcaataaaatagacaaaaaAAGAGTGAAAGAAAACTTTTACCTTGTAATTTTTGTTGAACAAGTTGTAGCTTTGCATGATATTCAGGACTTCTAAGAGAGTTCCACGTGTAATTAAACATCCCATACATCTCCTCTGTACCCTCTACACCTTCTCGGGTATAATAGTTACCTTGCAAAGCCCAAACGGCCCAATCCAAATCTAACTCAGCTAAAAATGAGAGAAAGCAGCCCATAAAATAATTGTCTGAAGGGTTAGTCAACCTTTGGTCACCTCCAAATTCACTAACAAATAATGGAGCTGCATTTTTTCCCTCAAGCAAAAACCCTGATTTGTTCATAATCTCTTCCTTAATTGTATCACAAACCTTGTTTAGTGGCTGAGTTAAGAACCAATTAGCTTGTCCCTCAGTAAATGCGTAACGATGAGTCTCGTATACTATTTTGTTTCTCATGTTTAAGTTCAAGGGCTTTTCCTTTAGGAAGGTAAAATCAATATCATAATCCAATCCTGATATGATTATTAGAAGATTAGGGTTAGCCCTGTGAATTGTTTTTGCACCCTTCGCAACATTTTCATACCATACACTTTGATTTGTAAGAGGACCACGTAGCTCGTTTCGTAGACTTATGCCGATAACCTAGAAACAAATAGTGAATGAaaatcaataacaataatatggaatttcaataatatggaagaaattgaaagataattCTCTCAGGTGTGAGATCGTTTAAACCTTGACGTTAAATTCTAAAGCATCTATAAGACTATACTAGTTATCTACACCAAAGTACAACACTGAGATATCAAACGTTAACGATCAATACTTCTAACGCTACAAAGCCCCACATTTTTTCTAGACGAAAATCTCACGTGTCTACTTCTAAAATCTAATATGTTGGTCGTTGGGCGGCCAGAAAGTTGCCACGAGTAAGTAAGTTTGGAGAACCGAAAATGTAAACGAATTGAAGATATGTCTTTTTTTCTCAACTTTGATCTACTAGTCTAGTCCCCTTTACTATTTGTATTTTTCTATTTAGTTTTAATAAATTTGAATttaacattaacaacaatataaacaaagtATGAGTAATACATACCATTGGTAAATCCTTGTATCTTTTAGCAACAATATCCAAACCTTTTAACCATTCTTTAGGTTGAAAATACTTATCTCCCCAGAAACCATTCCCATCATCAACTGCACAACACCACATGGGCTCACCAACTTGATTATCAAGAA
It includes:
- the LOC132069482 gene encoding glycosyl hydrolase 5 family protein-like, whose translation is MAKLAAIFIFLCSFATFIHCLPLSTSSRWIVDDENGERVKLVCGNWAAHLQTMLPEGLDQQPVSHIARHISLMGFNCVRLTWATYMFTRHSNLTVAQSFINNGLHDAMSGIAKKNPQLLGLTVVEAQKAVIEELGRHGVMSVLDNQVGEPMWCCAVDDGNGFWGDKYFQPKEWLKGLDIVAKRYKDLPMVIGISLRNELRGPLTNQSVWYENVAKGAKTIHRANPNLLIIISGLDYDIDFTFLKEKPLNLNMRNKIVYETHRYAFTEGQANWFLTQPLNKVCDTIKEEIMNKSGFLLEGKNAAPLFVSEFGGDQRLTNPSDNYFMGCFLSFLAELDLDWAVWALQGNYYTREGVEGTEEMYGMFNYTWNSLRSPEYHAKLQLVQQKLQDPKSKKPTYYLLFHPQSGKCLNVASNNVVHASDCIGASRWSHDGEGTPIRLTGTSLCLTASREGLPVTLSKDCSEQSTWKLASNYQLSNVDENGKELCLDFDTNYSSSKVLVRKCVGLDGKSIDNPQSQWFKLVSANV